Proteins encoded together in one Triticum dicoccoides isolate Atlit2015 ecotype Zavitan chromosome 7B, WEW_v2.0, whole genome shotgun sequence window:
- the LOC119336724 gene encoding uncharacterized protein LOC119336724, translating into MDVRTPHRVLDPIDFAKHIPSRYPSLVIDEITILLKEQNARCQHKLSTARANAQADMIKFGDKLMAVLSNRCICYTTRGDITRTPPGPKIPVVRLDMSGCRKPMTNVRSTMSNPGDDLHAAVSAWNERRNLL; encoded by the exons ATGGATGTCAGGACACCACACCGTGTCCTCGATCCAATCGACTTTGCAAAGCACATTCCCAGCCGATACCCAAGTTTG GTAATAGATGAGATAACTATTCTACTGAAGGAGCAAAATGCTAGGTGCCAGCACAAACTCAGTACTGCGCGGGCTAATGCACAGGCCGACATGATCAAGTTCGGCGATAAACTCATGGCTGTACTTAGCAACAGGTGCATATGCTACACCACCAGAG GGGACATAACGAGGACTCCTCCAGGCCCTAAAATACCTGTTGTCAGGCTTGATATGTCTGGATGCAGAA AACCGATGACCAACGTTCGATCCACCATGAGCAATCCAGGTGACGATCTGCACGCCGCAGTCAGTGCATGGAATGAGCGGCGAAATCTCCTTTAG